A genome region from Setaria italica strain Yugu1 chromosome III, Setaria_italica_v2.0, whole genome shotgun sequence includes the following:
- the LOC101767019 gene encoding probable pectinesterase 53, whose translation MATARLVLLCCCVAAALLAASCGGVAAGGRHGPKRHTHTRRLRPGKGGAAAAAGAAAKPYPVNATRVEAIERQFTRWVRFMGAPGHSSYNRALNRAILPARTLVVDKTPGAGDFTSIQAAVDSLPLINLARVVIKVNAGTYTEKVNISPMRAFVTVEGAGADKTVVQWGDTADTVGSWGRAMGTFGSATFAVNSMFFVAKNITFKNTAPMPKPGALGKQGVALRISADNAAFVGCNFLGAQDTLYDHLGRHYYRDCYIEGSIDFIFGNALSLYEGCHVHAIARNYGALTAQNRQSLLEDTGFSFVNCRVTGSGALYLGRAWGTFSRVVFAYTYMDNIIIPRGWYNWGDPTREMTVFYGQYKCTGPGANYAGRVQWSRELTDEEAKPFISLDFIDGLEWLKL comes from the exons ATGGCGACGGCGCGGCTCGTGCTCCTCTGCTGCTGCGTCGCCGCGGCGCTTCTCGCCGCGTCGTGCGGCGGGGTGGCGGCCGGGGGCAGGCACGGGCCGAAGCGGCACACGCACACCCGGCGCCTGCGGCCGGGgaagggcggcgcggcggcggcggcgggggcggccgcgaAGCCGTACCCGGTGAACGCGACGCGGGTGGAGGCGATCGAGCGGCAGTTCACGCGGTGGGTGCGCTTCATGGGCGCGCCGGGCCACAGCAGCTACAACCGGGCGCTCAACCGCGCAATCCTGCCCGCCCGAACGCTCGTCGTCGACAAgacccccggcgccggcgacttCACGTCCATCCAGGCCGCCGTCGACTCGCTCCCGCTCATCAACCTCGCCCGCGTCGTCATCAAGGTCAACGCCGGCACGTACAC GGAGAAGGTGAACATATCGCCGATGCGTGCGTTCGTCACCGtggagggcgccggcgccgacaagACGGTGGTGCAGTGGGGCGACACGGCGGACACGGTCGGGTCCTGGGGCAGGGCCATGGGCACGTTCGGCTCCGCCACGTTCGCCGTGAACTCGATGTTCTTCGTCGCCAAGAACATCACCTTCAAG AACACGGCCCCCATGCCGAAGCCCGGCGCGCTGGGCAAGCAGGGCGTCGCGCTGCGGATATCGGCGGACAACGCGGCGTTCGTGGGGTGCAACTTCCTGGGCGCGCAGGACACGCTGTACGACCACCTGGGCCGGCACTACTACAGGGACTGCTACATCGAGGGCTCCATCGACTTCATCTTCGGCAACGCGCTCTCCCTCTACGAG GGGTGCCATGTGCACGCGATCGCGCGGAACTACGGGGCGCTGACGGCGCAGAACAGGCAGAGCCTGCTGGAGGACACGGGGTTCTCGTTCGTGAACTGCCGGGTGACGGGGTCCGGGGCGCTCTACCTGGGCCGCGCCTGGGGCACCTTCTCCCGGGTCGTCTTCGCCTACACCTACATGGACAACATCATCATCCCGCGCGGATGGTACAACTGGGGCGACCCAACCCGGGAGAT GACGGTGTTCTACGGGCAGTACAAGTGCACGGGGCCGGGCGCCAACTACGCCGGCCGGGTGCAGTGGTCGCGGGAGCTCACCGACGAGGAGGCCAAGCCCTTCATCTCGCTCGACTTCATCGAC
- the LOC101767688 gene encoding proteasome subunit alpha type-1 encodes MFRNQYDTDVTMWSPAGRLFQVEYAMEAVKQGSACVGLCSQNHVVLASVNKAASELSSHQRKVFRVADHAGVALAGLTADGRVLSRFLRNECINHSLVYEAPLPVSRLALRLADKAQVCTQRSWKRPYGVGFLVAGLDETGAHLYYNCPSGNYFEYQAFAIGSRSQVAKTFLERRFKGYKDYTPEQLIKDALSAIKETLQGEKLTSSNCTVAIIGQKADGTIEPFELIDAKKIQETIDSMEAAEAAPTEPSSMQEEGRGSDAAPMDI; translated from the exons ATGTTCCGGAACCAGTACGACACCGACGTGACGATGTGGAGCCCCGCGGGGCGGCTCTTCCAGGTGGAGTACGCCATGGAGGCCGTCAAGCAGGGCTCCGCCTGCGTCGGCCTCTGCTCCCAAAACCACGTCGTCCTAGCCTCCGTTAACAAGGCCGCGTCCGAGCTCTCCTCCCACCAGCGCAAGGTCTTCCGCGTCGCCGACCACGCGGGGGTCGCGCTCGCGGGGCTCACCGCCGACGGCCGCGTCCTCTCCCGGTTCCTCCGCAACGAGTGCATCAACCACTCCTTAGTCTACGAAGCGCCGCTCCCAGTGTCCAGGCTCGCGCTACGCCTCGCTGACAAGGCGCAG GTTTGCACACAGCGCTCATGGAAGAGGCCTTATGGTGTTGGGTTCCTTGTCGCCGGACTGGACGAGACTGGAGCTCATCTCTATTATAACTGCCCCAGTGGGAATTACTTTGAGTACCAGGCATTTGCTATTGGTTCTCGCTCTCAGGTCGCCAAGACTTTCCTTGAGCGCAGATTCAAGGGCTACAAGGACTACACCCCGGAGCAACTGATCAAGGATGCCCTCTCTGCCATAAAGGAAACGCTTCAAGGTGAGAAGCTGACCAGCTCCAACTGCACTGTTGCCATCATCGGCCAAAAGGCTGATGGCACAATTGAGCCATTCGAGCTGATTGACGCAAAGAAGATCCAAGAAACAATTGACTCGATGGAGGCGGCCGAGGCAGCGCCCACGGAGCCAAGCTCCATGCAGGAGGAGGGCAGGGGTTCAGATGCTGCGCCCATGGACATCTAG
- the LOC101768093 gene encoding protein cereblon produces MADWDGIPERERRQMEEILQLDMEELNVEVVDEDEEEEEEEQGAGNEEDDDVDAFLRANDGDGVASTSGPFTFNTSLASLHTYLGEVDDTRGRVSLLDGGTVINLPMFYLQGVVLFPGATLPLRVIQSRLVVTIDKALRLADAPCTIGVVLMRRHSNHRHYAALVGTTAEIRQLGRLDDGSLNVVARGQQRFRLRRHWIDVDRVVWGEVQIIEEDIPLRTPRDAFAQLAACNRFNLHTSSSVISLDMSPIKQDHIDSELECDTPSPNASNHSAVDIRLSHLGSQLSDSMKSSSDEEGDLMHQRWRQKQRSMRESGASSRSDKKTNTSNEDDLCLTPLRSLPTARTRDTKRLRQYHAYSMQASQAPLSFWHRWVYEMYDSYTLARRAAELWRQIIAKPSMDDHVRKPDILSFHIGSKLPVSESVRQKLLEIDGISYRLQKEIQLLKAFNLIKCRICQSHIAKRSNMVVMSTDGPLGAYVNPHGCVHETITVSNATGLALIGNPSTVHSWFPGYSWTIASCAACESHIGWLFRATKKNLRPRSFWGIRSSQIADDAQVDQSE; encoded by the exons ATGGCGGACTGGGACGGGATCccggagcgggagcggcggcagaTGGAGGAGATCCTGCAGCTCGACATGGAGGAGCTCAACGTCGAGGTGGTCgacgaagacgaggaggaggaggaagaagagcaaggTGCTGGcaacgaggaggacgacgacgtcgaTGCCTTCCTCAG AGCTAATGATGGAGATGGAGTGGCTAGCACCTCTGGACCTTTCACATTCAATACATCGCTAGCCTCACTACACACCTACCTTGGTG AGGTTGATGATACTCGGGGTAGAGTTTCTCTCTTAGATGGTGGCACAGTCATCAACTTACCAATGTTCTATCTTCAAG GCGTTGTTCTATTTCCTGGAGCTACCCTGCCTCTCAGAGTAATTCAGTCTAGATTAGTAGTAACTATTGACAAAGCTTTGAGACTGGCTGATGCTCCATGCACAATTGGTGTG GTTCTCATGCGTCGACACTCAAATCATCGACATTATGCTGCTTTAGTTGGAACAACAGCAGAG ATACGTCAACTTGGAAGGTTGGATGATGGTTCATTAAATGTTGTTGCCCGTGGCCAGCAACGATTTCGTCTGAGGAGGCACTGGATTGACGTTGATCGGGTG GTTTGGGGTGAAGTCCAAATCATTGAAGAAGATATTCCTTTGAGAACTCCAAGAGATGCGTTTGCTCAGCTAGCTGCATGTAATAGGTTCAATCTGCACACTTCTTCGTCAGTCATCAGTTTGGATATGTCTCCGATCAAACAAGATCATATAGATTCAGAACTAGAGTGCGATACTCCATCACCTAATGCAAGCAACCATTCAGCAGTTGATATAAGGCTGAGCCATCTAGGCTCACAGTTGAGTGATTCAATGAAATCATCCTCAGATGAAGAGGGAGATTTGATGCACCAGCGGTGGAGGCAGAAGCAACGTTCTATGAGGGAAAGTGGTGCATCAAGTCGGTCGGACAAGAAGACCAACACGAGCAACGAGGATGATCTTTGCTTGACACCTCTCCGATCATTGCCAACAGCAAGAACAAGAGATACTAAGCGGCTGCGACAGTACCAtgcttactcaatgcaggcttCTCAGGCCCCATTATCATTTTGGCATCGGTGGGTGTATGAAATGTATGACTCATATACACTTGCTCGTAGGGCTGCAG AGTTATGGAGACAGATAATTGCAAAACCAAGCATGGACGATCATGTAAGAAAGCCAGACATCTTGTCATTTCACATCGGAAGCAAACTTCCAGTTTCAGAATCTGTGAGACAAAAACTTCTGGAGATCGACGGAATTTCATATCGTCTACAGAAAGAAATTCAGCTTCTCAAGGCCTTTAACCTTATTAAATGCAGAATTTGCCAG TCCCATATAGCAAAACGTAGTAACATGGTGGTGATGTCTACTGATGGGCCTCTTGGTGCCTATGTCAACCCTCATGGTTGTGTCCATGAGACAATTACAGTCAGCAATGCAACTGGGCTTGCTCTCATTGGCAATCCTTCAACGGTTCACAGCTGGTTTCCAGG GTACTCGTGGACAATTGCATCATGCGCAGCCTGCGAGTCCCACATAGGCTGGCTATTCAGAGCCACCAAGAAGAATCTGCGTCCGAGGTCCTTCTGGGGGATCCGCAGCTCACAAATTGCAGATGACGCCCAAGTAGATCAGAGCGAGTGA
- the LOC101768762 gene encoding pseudo histidine-containing phosphotransfer protein 5 isoform X1, protein MHLSRLQGTIQKDNYYYLIMQLLLRYLIACVLYVEGYLDEQFCQIEDLQDEASPNFAEEVVSLFFKDSARLMTNIEQAMEKNPRDFNRWDSHMQQLKGSCSSIGASRMKNECTSFRNSCGDENAEGCMRSFQKLKREHGVLRQKLESYFQLLRQAGPAETAIRRGGR, encoded by the exons ATGCATCTGTCACGTCTTCAGGGTACTATACAAAAAGATAACTACTATTATCTGATCATGCAATTGCTACTGAGATATCTCATCGcctgtgtgttgtatgttgAG GGGTACTTGGATGAGCAATTTTGTCAGATTGAAGACTTGCAGGATGAAGCAAGTCCTAATTTTGCAGAAGAAGTTGTTTCCTTATTCTTCAAGGACTCAGCCAGACTAATGACAAATATTGAGCAAGCTAT GGAGAAGAACCCCAGAGATTTCAATAGATGGGATTCACACATGCAGCAATTGAAAGGAAGCTGTTCTAG CATTGGTGCTTCTAGGATGAAGAATGAGTGCACATCATTCAGGAATAGCTGTGGAGACGAGAATGCTGAAGG CTGCATGAGGTCTTTCCAAAAGTTGAAGAGGGAGCATGGTGTCCTCAGGCAGAAGCTGGAATCCTACTTCCAG CTGCTCCGACAAGCCGGCCCTGCTGAGACTGCAATCAGGCGTGGGGGGCGATGA
- the LOC101768762 gene encoding pseudo histidine-containing phosphotransfer protein 5 isoform X3 yields MGYLDEQFCQIEDLQDEASPNFAEEVVSLFFKDSARLMTNIEQAMEKNPRDFNRWDSHMQQLKGSCSSIGASRMKNECTSFRNSCGDENAEGCMRSFQKLKREHGVLRQKLESYFQLLRQAGPAETAIRRGGR; encoded by the exons ATG GGGTACTTGGATGAGCAATTTTGTCAGATTGAAGACTTGCAGGATGAAGCAAGTCCTAATTTTGCAGAAGAAGTTGTTTCCTTATTCTTCAAGGACTCAGCCAGACTAATGACAAATATTGAGCAAGCTAT GGAGAAGAACCCCAGAGATTTCAATAGATGGGATTCACACATGCAGCAATTGAAAGGAAGCTGTTCTAG CATTGGTGCTTCTAGGATGAAGAATGAGTGCACATCATTCAGGAATAGCTGTGGAGACGAGAATGCTGAAGG CTGCATGAGGTCTTTCCAAAAGTTGAAGAGGGAGCATGGTGTCCTCAGGCAGAAGCTGGAATCCTACTTCCAG CTGCTCCGACAAGCCGGCCCTGCTGAGACTGCAATCAGGCGTGGGGGGCGATGA
- the LOC101768762 gene encoding pseudo histidine-containing phosphotransfer protein 5 isoform X2: protein MECYNLQRQAACLKKNLFDQGYLDEQFCQIEDLQDEASPNFAEEVVSLFFKDSARLMTNIEQAMEKNPRDFNRWDSHMQQLKGSCSSIGASRMKNECTSFRNSCGDENAEGCMRSFQKLKREHGVLRQKLESYFQLLRQAGPAETAIRRGGR from the exons ATGGAGTGTTATAATTTGCAGCGCCAGGCAGCATGCTTGAAAAAGAACCTCTTTGATCAG GGGTACTTGGATGAGCAATTTTGTCAGATTGAAGACTTGCAGGATGAAGCAAGTCCTAATTTTGCAGAAGAAGTTGTTTCCTTATTCTTCAAGGACTCAGCCAGACTAATGACAAATATTGAGCAAGCTAT GGAGAAGAACCCCAGAGATTTCAATAGATGGGATTCACACATGCAGCAATTGAAAGGAAGCTGTTCTAG CATTGGTGCTTCTAGGATGAAGAATGAGTGCACATCATTCAGGAATAGCTGTGGAGACGAGAATGCTGAAGG CTGCATGAGGTCTTTCCAAAAGTTGAAGAGGGAGCATGGTGTCCTCAGGCAGAAGCTGGAATCCTACTTCCAG CTGCTCCGACAAGCCGGCCCTGCTGAGACTGCAATCAGGCGTGGGGGGCGATGA
- the LOC101771053 gene encoding kinesin-like protein KIN-14K — protein sequence MGSVDGEVDGIHAANRRAELVRWLNALVPELSLPSDASDEELRELLGDGEVLCRIANTLIPGVLEGSWGGYASLDQRSGNVKKFLSVVADMGLPGFSVKELDEGSMSSVVECLLVLRDSVDPRLGDDSPQDVAKTPSRKQWGVSEMDKPQVPGAALGKRSPGEDRRNGVPEPKAHQKTSVFSGQKFREVFQLKRGSYSDLPASKISEMMHSSSLDNAPTQSLISVVNGILDESIERKKGEIPHRVVYLLRKVVQEIERRLCIQAEHIRSQNIIIKTREEKYCSKIKALEMLVKGTNEENQMATNRLQILKDEKSKIEERRKLSEQDVHRLVKEKEHSENIIQSLKKDMEAMNRMHEEQLEKIERKAKQMEEQLTTKVKEVEYLLLQSNKKIEEVEAASKLKSQLWDKKENIFQSYMDNQQLYVKDIRISSRTIKNDMYALQMKWRDEMSNLGSGLKCLVDAAENYHKVLAENQKLFNEVQELKGNIRVYCRVRPFLPGQDKKSTTIDYMGENGEMLISNPLKQGKDGHRMFKFNKVFSPSATQAEVFSDIQPLIRSVLDGFNVCIFAYGQTGSGKTYTMSGPSTSKQDWGVNYRALNDLFDISLSRINAFSYEVGVQMVEIYNEQVRDLLSNDIAQRRLGIWSTSQPNGLVVPDASLHPVKSTSDVLDLMEIGQANRAVGSTALNERSSRSHSILTVHVRGLDLKNGSTSRGCLHLIDLAGSERVEKSEVTGDRLKEAQYINKSLSALGDVIFALAQKSTHVPYRNSKLTQVLQSSLGGQAKTLMFVQINPDVESYSETISTLKFAERVSGVELGAARSNKEGKDIKELLEQVASLKDTISRKDMEIEQLQLNKDKVKSPNLSFDRNGAGLTKNTVNQPSQLLSGERMLKFSDRVLSDPQSYAEANGDSTNIAPMGLDEAEYEDNASDDGLPAGETENSNPEKAAEMTAERLHRAPSRITRFTLTKNGQSSRSKLKDAVLKTPSNTKAPSSQLTGASARGSKRWQ from the exons atGGGGAGCGTGGACGGCGAGGTCGACGGGATCCACGCAG CTAATCGGCGTGCCGAGTTGGTAAGATGGCTCAATGCCTTGGTCCCAGAATTGAGTTTGCCATCGGATGCATCCGATGAAGAGCTGAGAGAGCTGCTCGGTGATGGTGAGGTCCTGTGTCGTATTGCGAACACACTCATCCCCGGTGTTCTTGAG GGGTCATGGGGAGGTTATGCATCACTGGATCAGAGGTCAGGCAATGTGAAGAAGTTCCTCTCAGTGGTTGCTGATATGGGGTTGCCAGGTTTCAGTGTGAAAGAACTTGATGAG GGATCAATGTCTTCAGTAGTGGAATGTCTCTTGGTTTTGAGGGACAGTGTCGACCCTAGATTAGGTGATGATAGTCCACAAGATGTTGCCAAAACTCCTTCGAGGAAACAATGGGGAGTTTCGGAAATGGACAAGCCTCAGGTTCCTGGTGCAGCACTAGGGAAAAGATCCCCTGGAGAGGACAGGAGAAATGGTGTTCCAGAACCCAAGGCCCATCAGAAAACTTCTGTCTTTTCTG GACAAAAGTTTCGTGAAGTTTTCCAATTAAAACGCGGATCCTATTCTGATCTTCCTGCTTCCAAGATTTCAGAGATGATGCACTCTAGTAGCTTAGAT AATGCACCGACACAGTCACTCATTAGTGTTGTTAATGGAATTTTGGATGAAAGCATagaaaggaaaaagggagaAATACCACAT CGTGTAGTTTACTTACTGAGGAAGGTCGTTCAAGAGATTGAGCGCCGTCTCTGTATTCAAGCAGAGCATATAAGAAGT CAAAATATTATCATCAAGACAAGAGAAGAGAAATACTGTTCAAAAATTAAAGCACTTGAAATGTTGGTAAAGGGAACAAATGAAGAAAATCAG ATGGCAACAAACAGACTTCAGATACTCAAG GATGAAAAGTCAAAAATTGAAGAGAGAAGAAAACTCAGTGAGCAAGATGTTCACCGATTAGTGAAAGAGAAAGAACATTCTGAAAATATTATACAAAGCCTGAAGAAAGATATGGAAGCCATGAATAGGATGCATGAGGAACAGCTTGAGAAAATCGAAAGAAAGGCAAAGCAAATGGAGGAACAGTTAACCACCAAAGTTAAAGAAGTTGAGTATCTTTTACTACAATCAAATAAGAAAATTGAAGAAGTTGAGGCTGCTTCCAAGCTAAAATCACAGTTGTGGGATAAGAAAGAGAACATTTTTCAGAGTTACATGGATAATCAACAATTATATGTCAAG GACATAAGGATATCATCACGAACAATTAAAAATGATATGTATGCGCTTCAAATGAAGTGGAGAGATGAGATGTCCAACTTAG GATCTGGGTTAAAATGTTTGGTTGATGCTGCCGAAAATTATCACAAAGTTCTGGCAGAGAACCAAAAGTTGTTTAACGAAGTGCAAGAACTAAAAG GTAATATAAGAGTATATTGTCGTGTTAGACCATTTCTTCCTGGTCAAGATAAAAAATCTACCACAATTGACTATATGGGGGAAAATGGTGAGATGCTTATTTCAAATCCACTTAAGCAAGGAAAGGATGGGCATAGAATGTTCAAGTTTAACAAAGTGTTTAGTCCATCTGCTACCCAag CTGAGGTTTTCTCTGACATACAACCACTGATTCGATCAGTTCTTGATGGATTCAACGTTTGTATTTTTGCATATGGCCAGACTGGTTCTGGCAAAACTTACACTATG AGTGGGCCTAGCACATCAAAGCAAGACTGGGGTGTCAATTATCGTGCTTTAAATGATTTATTTGATATTTCACTAAGTAGGATAAATGCCTTCTCGTATGAGGTGGGAGTACAGATGGTTGAGATATACAATGAACAAGTTCGCGATCTTCTATCAAATGATATTGCACAGAGAAG ACTTGGGATTTGGAGCACTTCTCAACCGAATGGGCTTGTTGTCCCGGATGCAAGCTTGCACCCAGTTAAGTCGACATCGGATGTGTTAGACTTGATGGAAATTGGGCAAGCAAATAGAGCAGTTGGTTCAACAGCTCTAAATGAACGTAGTAGTCGGTCACACAG TATTCTAACTGTACATGTTCGAGGGCTGGATTTGAAGAATGGGTCCACCTCTAGGGGCTGTCTACATCTAATTGATCTTGCCGGGAGTGAGAGGGTGGAGAAGTCTGAAGTAACTGGGGATAGATTAAAAGAAGCTCAATACATTAACAAGTCACTCTCTGCTTTAGGTGATGTGATTTTTGCTTTGGCACAGAAAAGTACCCATGTGCCATATAGAAACAGCAAGCTAACACAAGTTCTTCAAAGTTCTCTAG GTGGACAAGCAAAGACGCTAATGTTTGTTCAAATAAATCCTGATGTTGAGTCATATTCAGAAACTATAAGCACTTTAAAGTTTGCTGAAAGGGTGTCTGGAGTAGAATTAGGTGCTGCGAGAAGCAACAAGGAGGGAAAGGATATAAAAGAGCTATTGGAACAG GTTGCGTCTTTGAAAGACACAATTTCACGCAAAGATATGGAAATCGAGCAGCTCCAACTCAACAAAGACAAAGTAAAATCCCCAAATTTATCGTTTGATAGAAATGGGGCTGGTTTGACAAAGAACACAGTAAACCAACCTAGCCAACTATTATCTGGCGAACGGATGCTCAAGTTTAGTGACAGAGTTCTATCAGATCCTCAGAGTTATGCTGAGGCGAATGGAGATTCAACCAACATTGCACCTATGGGCTTAGATGAAGCAGAATATGAGGACAATGCATCTGATGATGGTTTACCAGCAGGTGAAACCGAGAATTCCAATCCAGAGAAAGCTGCTGAGATGACAGCGGAACGGCT GCACAGAGCCCCATCAAGGATAACCAGATTCACTCTCACGAAAAATGGGCAGTCGTCTAGATCAAAGCTAAAGGATGCTGTTTTGAAAACTCCGA GTAATACAAAAGCTCCATCGAGCCAGTTGACAGGAGCTTCAGCCAGGGGCTCTAAAAGATGGCAGTAG